A part of Criblamydia sequanensis CRIB-18 genomic DNA contains:
- the mutL gene encoding DNA mismatch repair endonuclease MutL, with protein sequence MTRVKILDDTTINQIAAGEVIENPASVVKELVENSIDAGASEIIVEIEGGGRDLIRVSDNGFGMNSEDAHLSLKRHATSKIRTIDDLFLTLTMGFRGEALPSIASISKFSLLTKTDGEPACFIRVEGGHLIHSAPSHRDRGTTIEVRDLFFNVPVRKKFQRSTSYDALDISRILTKLSLAHPSVNFELKNNHKLEFRTRLAKNGQEKDPLILLEERAKQVLKEEFIKNSLLFSYRNDDLSCFGLLGKPEDARSTKGSQYLIINSRPVYAVSLSECIKNAYGTLIEHQKHPSFLIHLNLPASYLDVNVHPQKREVRIRLLDKIKEELTRAFVSKLHGTKLEKEELNYFNKQERFEAEIENLKYEFKPSFLSHVHENRNSNQESYDCFQISSLSSDEAHLPKEDENFEFKFPIDQKLSILTLYPGFIVLEGVYKNGEKKEDKGITIVDQKSAIERLFYFAFENKKPLESQLFLIPPIFHLTNEECVLLEEISEELALLGMTFNKLGNNRFAMESFPSLLKETDLNDFLRKLLEEMGQGEKNTLNDKWTKKLTCETVKFSKINEKILTKPEALFIVSKCLEHSFNFSPSGDSIFFPLGSNETKTFFNLKK encoded by the coding sequence ATGACGCGCGTTAAAATCCTAGATGACACGACTATCAATCAAATTGCAGCAGGCGAAGTTATTGAAAATCCGGCTTCTGTTGTAAAAGAACTCGTTGAAAACTCAATTGATGCGGGTGCAAGCGAAATTATTGTCGAGATCGAAGGGGGCGGAAGAGATCTTATCAGAGTTAGCGACAATGGGTTCGGCATGAATTCAGAGGATGCCCATCTTTCCCTTAAAAGACATGCCACCTCAAAAATAAGAACCATCGATGATTTATTTTTGACTTTAACTATGGGTTTTAGAGGGGAAGCTCTTCCATCGATTGCTTCTATTTCAAAGTTTTCACTTTTGACCAAAACGGACGGCGAACCGGCTTGCTTCATAAGAGTTGAAGGCGGCCATTTAATTCATAGCGCACCTTCCCATAGGGATAGAGGGACAACGATTGAAGTAAGGGATCTTTTTTTCAATGTCCCAGTAAGAAAAAAATTTCAGCGATCTACAAGTTATGACGCTTTGGATATTTCCCGGATTCTGACTAAGCTTTCCTTAGCGCATCCCTCTGTTAATTTTGAATTAAAAAATAATCATAAATTAGAGTTTCGCACTCGTCTAGCTAAAAATGGACAAGAAAAAGATCCCTTAATTCTTCTTGAGGAAAGAGCCAAGCAGGTTTTAAAAGAAGAATTTATAAAAAACAGCCTTTTATTTTCCTATAGAAATGATGACTTATCTTGTTTTGGGTTGCTTGGAAAACCCGAGGATGCAAGATCGACCAAAGGATCGCAATACCTGATCATCAATTCAAGGCCTGTTTATGCTGTCTCATTGTCAGAATGCATTAAGAATGCTTATGGCACTTTGATTGAACATCAAAAACATCCCTCATTTTTAATTCATCTTAATCTTCCGGCCTCTTACCTTGATGTGAATGTCCACCCGCAAAAAAGAGAAGTTCGCATCCGTCTTTTAGACAAAATAAAAGAAGAATTAACAAGGGCTTTTGTATCAAAGCTCCATGGCACAAAACTTGAAAAGGAAGAGCTAAACTATTTTAATAAACAGGAACGTTTCGAAGCTGAAATTGAAAACCTTAAATATGAATTCAAGCCATCTTTTTTAAGCCACGTTCATGAAAATCGAAATAGCAACCAAGAATCCTATGATTGTTTTCAAATAAGCAGCCTCTCCTCGGATGAAGCCCATCTTCCAAAAGAGGATGAAAACTTCGAGTTCAAATTTCCAATAGATCAAAAACTCTCCATCCTTACCCTCTACCCCGGATTTATTGTTTTAGAAGGGGTTTACAAAAACGGCGAAAAAAAAGAAGACAAGGGAATCACAATTGTAGATCAGAAATCTGCGATAGAAAGGCTCTTCTATTTCGCTTTTGAAAATAAAAAACCGCTTGAATCTCAACTTTTTTTAATCCCCCCTATCTTTCATCTGACAAACGAAGAGTGTGTGCTTTTAGAAGAAATTTCTGAGGAGCTTGCCCTTTTGGGGATGACTTTCAATAAACTTGGAAATAATCGGTTTGCTATGGAATCGTTTCCCTCTCTTCTAAAAGAAACCGATTTGAATGATTTTTTAAGAAAGCTTCTTGAAGAAATGGGACAAGGTGAAAAAAACACCCTAAACGATAAATGGACTAAAAAACTAACATGCGAAACTGTAAAATTTTCCAAAATCAATGAAAAAATTTTAACGAAACCGGAAGCTTTATTTATAGTTTCAAAATGTCTTGAACATAGCTTTAATTTCTCGCCCTCAGGAGATTCCATTTTTTTTCCTCTTGGATCTAATGAAACCAAAACTTTC
- a CDS encoding CCA tRNA nucleotidyltransferase — protein sequence MTSTYDLALQIIEKLHAAGFIAYFAGGWVRDHVMGKESDDIDIATDAPPKKILDLFPRTLVIGLSFGVVIVIIEGHPFEVATFRTDVGSDGRKPDSIVFSSPKEDAIRRDFTINGMFYDPSEHKIYDYVGGMEDIKKSIIKTIGDPYDRFFEDRLRMVRAFRFAARFGFTIDSKTQEAILANAERLFPSVAMERIFQEFSKMAKSARFDWALIEMHRLMLLPVIFPSLGQVHLQEIKKRVKPFPLMPKNMPVILYLAHLFPDYSLKEFEDLVFYLKCGKDSLLALQSYLKAKELLQKIKNKETIDLFSWVEFLSKEKAEMAFISFLLTFEEESEREKALEKYTEAKERLKAPILRASKNQTLLTGERLKSEGIRPGRLMGDLIKEAEKIAITEETEDLEKVMIQLKKTPIWQEARNL from the coding sequence ATGACATCCACCTACGACCTTGCACTTCAAATTATTGAGAAGCTGCATGCGGCAGGCTTCATAGCCTATTTTGCCGGCGGCTGGGTTCGTGATCACGTCATGGGTAAAGAATCGGATGATATTGATATTGCAACAGATGCCCCTCCAAAAAAGATTCTAGACCTTTTTCCAAGAACACTTGTGATAGGACTCTCTTTTGGGGTGGTTATAGTTATCATAGAAGGCCATCCCTTTGAAGTCGCGACCTTTAGAACAGATGTCGGTTCAGATGGAAGAAAGCCTGATAGCATTGTTTTTAGTAGCCCCAAAGAAGATGCCATCAGACGGGATTTCACTATCAACGGTATGTTTTATGACCCATCGGAACATAAGATCTATGACTATGTCGGCGGCATGGAGGATATAAAAAAAAGCATTATAAAGACAATCGGCGACCCTTATGATCGCTTTTTTGAAGATAGGCTCCGCATGGTGCGAGCCTTTAGATTCGCTGCAAGATTTGGTTTTACTATAGACTCCAAAACGCAAGAGGCAATACTTGCCAATGCCGAGAGGCTCTTTCCTTCAGTTGCGATGGAGCGGATCTTTCAAGAATTTTCAAAAATGGCTAAATCGGCAAGGTTTGATTGGGCTTTAATAGAAATGCATCGATTGATGCTTTTACCGGTTATTTTTCCCTCGCTTGGCCAAGTTCACTTACAGGAAATAAAAAAACGCGTAAAGCCTTTTCCACTTATGCCAAAAAATATGCCGGTTATTCTCTATTTGGCTCATCTTTTTCCGGATTATTCGTTAAAAGAATTTGAGGACCTTGTTTTTTATTTAAAATGCGGCAAAGATTCACTACTTGCACTTCAAAGTTATTTGAAAGCCAAAGAACTTTTACAAAAAATAAAAAATAAAGAAACGATTGATTTATTTTCTTGGGTAGAGTTTCTCTCTAAAGAAAAGGCTGAAATGGCTTTTATCTCTTTTTTATTAACTTTTGAAGAAGAAAGCGAAAGAGAAAAAGCCCTTGAAAAGTACACAGAAGCTAAAGAAAGATTAAAAGCTCCTATTTTGAGAGCTTCTAAAAATCAAACCCTGCTAACAGGAGAAAGGCTTAAAAGCGAAGGGATTCGTCCGGGTCGTTTAATGGGGGATTTGATTAAAGAAGCTGAAAAAATTGCGATTACTGAAGAAACCGAAGATTTAGAAAAAGTCATGATTCAACTAAAGAAAACCCCCATATGGCAAGAAGCAAGAAACCTTTAG